The following nucleotide sequence is from Rhodospirillales bacterium RIFCSPLOWO2_02_FULL_58_16.
CAAGGCACGACGAAGCTGATAAAAGGAGTATTCTTGTCGTGGTTATCGTGATCTCTGGTCATCGGTCGGGGCGCTTTTGTCATATGAGATTTAAATCGGTTGCCGATGGTTATGGGGCCGCGACGCTATAAAGTCATTAAGTTTGAAGCCGATTCACAAAGATCAGCCGCTTGAACAGCGCGATAATAACGGCCATTACTCGGACTGTTTGGTTGCCGATATAAAGCCGTCCGTTTTGCTCAAAAATCTGACCGGTGTCCGATAGGCGTTTGATACGTCTGTCGATCATCTCCCGAGCGTTATAAAGAAAGTGGATTTCCTCGCGATCAAGGCCGTCGGGAAATCGGTTCATTTCGATCAGGATGCGGACGCGCCTGGCGGTCTCTCCCATGTTTACAAAGTGAAAATAGGTATAGGCCAAGGCTAGATAGGCCAGCAGATCGGCTATGCCGTTGCCGAAATCATTCCATGAGGGATCATCGAGCGGAAAAACCATGCCCTGGAGCGCAGAAAAGACCAAAAAGCCGCCCAGAAAGCCGATGCCGAGAGTCAACGGCGCGCCGAGCGCCGGGGCCAGACGGTAAGCAAAAATATGCCCGACTATCAGAAAGACGACACAGATTACAGGAACAAGGGCGGTAAACAGATCGGCGGTCATAGGGTCTCATCCTCCCTTTTTCGCGGCGCCCAGCATTCCCCGGAATACCGTAAAGACACGGGCGATGAAACGACCCTTGGCGGTCAGCCGGTAAAAACCCCGGTCAAAAATAACCGCCCGCTCGCCGACCAGATCGTTCACTCGCGGCCACAGCAGGTTATCATCGTCAAGCCGCTCATAAAGCCGCTCGACGGGAAGGCCGTCCGAGCCGGCATCGGCGATCATGTCCACTATCGTCAGGGATGGGCTTTTTACTTCAATCGCCGGATAGGTCATGATGTAGCCGCACATCAGGGCCACATAAAAAACGAGCACATGGATATATTCCATAACGCCGCCCGGCATAATATCCGCGCCCGCCTTTGCGGCAAGCAAACCGAGCGCCGTCAGGACAACAAAGGTTCCAACGAAAGTTCGTATCAGCGCCACCCCGGAATTCCTCGGGGGTGAAATCCGCCAGATCAAAACATGCGCCAGAAAGGCGACGGAAACGGAGGCAAGTCCCCAGATCAGAACCACGGAAATCCCCTGATATACAATGACCGACTCATATTAGCAGTCCCAATTCATCGCGGATAGCGCCGCCGACACAAAAGGAAAAAGTTGACCTTGAATGGTTCTCCGATAACCTGATAACATCTCGAATAGATCGCAGAAGCGGAAAAATCAGCGCAATTCCGTAGTTTTGCACACGGCTGAATGGTGGTTGGGTTGCCTTCGATTTGAAGGTTGCCTGGGAAGTCTTCGGTTAAAAAGTATCCAGCCCGCAATGGCGATTCAAAAAACTCAACCCGGCGCTCATTTCAAGCTCCTTGGCGAGGCGCTTCGATCCCGGATAGCGCCCAGGATCAAGCACGCCATATTGCATGTCACCAACTCATGCAACATGCGATGCCAGCACTGCTTCGTCAACTTCCAGAAGAAGCCTAATGACCTGACTCTGGATGAGATCAGGGGCGTCTCCGAGGCAGTCAACGACCTGATATGGTTGGATATCGGCGGCGGCGAGCCTTCTTTGCGCAAAGACCTGGCGGATGTCATCGGCCTGTTCCGATTCGAGGAGATATCGATCCCCACCAACGGCTGGTTTGCCGACCGCATAGTTTCCGTAGCCGAGGCCGTCAGCGGGCGTAATCCGGGGCGGCTGGTTGTCACCGTTTCTCTCGACGGCTTCAAGGAAACCCACGACGAGATGCGCCAGAAGGGCAGTTTCGAACGTGCAATCGAGACCATCAGGCAACTGGGCCGACTTGCCGATGCGCGGGTCAAGATCAATACCGTGGTCTGCGAGCGCACCGTCGATGATCTGCCTGATTTCATGAAGTTCGTCCGCGACGAGTTGAACGTTGACTACCAGGGGCTTCTTTTGCTGCGCGGCAATCCCATAAACCCGTTGTATCGGCTGCCCTCCGTGGAGCGCCTGCGCCAGCTGGGCCGCGAGGTGCGACCCATACAGGACAGCTATAACTTCGGGCGCAAGGGACTGGGCGGCGTCGTTACCCGCAATTACCAGTCCTTCAAATGGAATATTCAGTTGGAGACTATCGAGAAGAAGACCCAGATCATCCCTTGTCTCGGCGGGCAGGCGCATGTGGTCGTTTATGACAACGGCGCCGTGGCCCCGTGCGAGATATTGCCGGCGGTGGGCAACGTGCGCGAACAGCCGATCACCGACATCCTGGCCGGCGTCGCCTGGGCCGAGGCCGTTGCCTCTATAAAGCGCAAAGAATGCAGTTGCACCCATGACTGCAATCTGCTGGACAGCATCCTGTTCAACCCCTTGACCTATCCAGGGCTGCTCGGACTGAACGTATGGAAATAGAAATCTCGGTAATCATTCCGTTCTACAATTCAGGCGAGACCTTGAGAGAGTGCATAGAAGGGGTGATGGCCCAGGATCATCCCGGCTTCGAGGTCGTCCTCATCGACGACGCCTCCACCGAGAACTGCTCAAGACATATCCCCGATGACCCCAGGGTCCGCGTCATCCGCAACAAAACCAACCTGGGTCCCGGCGGCTCCCGGAATGCCGGCTTCAAGGAGGCGAAAGGGAAGTTGATAGTCCTCATCGACAGCGACGCCGCCGTCGATGACCCCGGTTGGCTGTCCAAACACGCCGCCGCCCATGAAGGACAGACCGGAATGATCGTCGGCGGCGGCATAGAAGGTTGCGGAAAGGGCTTGGTGTCCATGGCCGACAAGTTCTGCCACTGGCACACCAACATTCCCAATGCCGAGCCGTTTACCGTCAGGAAGGACACCCGCCGGCCCCTGGCTCAGGTGTCGCGCCATCTGGTCACCAACAACATGAGTTTCCTGCGGGCCACTCAACGAGAGTTGGGAGACTTCGACCCGGATTTCCGCACCGGCGAGGACGTGGACTTCTGTATGCGTGCTCTGGACATGGGCATGAGTTTGCGTCTGGAACCTTCGATCCTGGTTCGGCATTACGACCGGGAGAACCTCAAAGACTACTTCCGCTGCTTCTATATGGTCGGCAAGGACCGCATTCCCCTGAGGAGGAAACACAAATCGGGCCTGGAATGGCTGCTGCCCAAGAACGCCTTATCCACCGTTCTCTACGCGCCGGCGCTGTCTTTCGTTCTGCCTCTCACTATAATTATGTCGTGGTGGAAGTACGACAAGACGGTGGTGTTGAGCTATCCGCTTCTGGTGGTCGCCTGCTTCGCCATGACCTGCGGGATATTTGCATTCTTTCGCGAGGAGGAAGCCGGATGTTGAGTCGCATGTTGAAACCGTGCGGCTGATGCCTTATAGAAAGGCGCTTCCGCAAGGCTTGAGTAAACATGATGTTGATTAATCCCACCGGTATTTCGGAAAAGCCGAGATGAACAAGCCTCACGCCGTTTCCGCCCGGCAAGGGGATATGGATAATCACGCCGGCAACGGCTTATATCTGACCATTTATGTCCTGCTCTACTTTCTGGCGTTTGCGCCCATGGCGTTGATCCAAGGTCCTTTGTGGGACGATTGGGTGTGGCGTTTGAGCAATGCAACAAGCGCCAAGATGTGGCTTGATCTCGGTCGCCCTTATCACGGTCCTGTTTTTGACGCCTTGCAAGCCATGGGAGAATCATTTTCGGCCACCAGAATCGCCGTTTTCGTTATTTATTTTATTTCGGGGCTGCTGTTGTTCAGGGCGGCGACGGTTGCCGAGTTGGCAAGTCCAAGGAATGTTTTTTGGATCGTCCTGCTGACCATCTTGGCGCCGGTGAACATGGCTAGGGTAATTGAGGTTAATCTGCCTTATCCGTTAAGTTTCTTTTTTTATTGCCTGAGCTTTTATTTTCTGGCGGGGCATTTCGCCGCCGGCAGGATCATTGCGCGCCTTTTATCCTTATTTTTCTTGTTTCTTTCGTTCGCCACCCCATCCTTCCTGGTGTTGGCGGTTGTTCCGGCTTTATTCATTTACTACAACGCCGTCGGCCATATTCCGAAATGGGGAAGCCTTAAGACGGACGGGATGAAAATATTGAGATGCGTCGTCCGGTATTTCGATTTTCATGCGGCGCCCGTAGTTTTTTTTATTATGAAATCAGCCTTTTTCGAGCCGTCCGGTATATTCAAAAATTACAACGTCATAACTTTTAAGGGCTTGTTATGGGGAACCGTAGAGGCGGCGCAAACTGCAATCTACAACCTGTACATGCTTTTCTCCCCCGCATTCAAGGAGCTGTTGACTCCCTTGGATTCAAACAATGTGCTGACCGAAATCATGGCGGTTTTATTGCTGGCTTTGCTGGCGCAGGCGGCGTTGCCGCGCCTAGCGGGCAAGCGCCGATTCTTCGCGGCGGAAGATAATTCTTGCCCAAGCCTTGGCGTACTTTTTTTTGGGCTGGGCTTGGCGTTTGCGCTGCTGATGCTTGCCATCTACCCGTATGTAGTGGTTAAGAAATTTCCCCACCCCATCGGCATAGCCTCGCGTCATCAAACATCCTTGCATTTGTTCATCGGCGCGTTTGTCTTTTTTGCTGTTATGATCTTGGCTAGGCCAAGGATTGTTTATGGCGTTCTGGCTCTGGTCGCCGGCTTGTTCACGGCCACCAACTGCATTAACTATGTATCTTATCTTAAACACAGTCATGTGCAGAGCGCGATCATCGAAGAAATACGCAAGACACCGGAAATACGCGCTCATACGACGTTCGTCTTTGATGAAAGCAGGCGTCCCAACATGGCTTCCGGCGATTCGTCGCGTTTTCCCGAACTTACCCATTTCATGGCGAAGGCTTTTGGCGAACACACCCGTCTGGGAGCGCCATATCTTGACAATGTTTTAGACTGGCGCAAGAAAACGGAGAAATATGCAAGCACCTTCGCTGCATACAATCCGAATTATGCCTATGACGATTATCGGCCTGACGGGAGAATCTTCATCGTCCGCGTCGAACCGGGAAACAAGCGCCTGAACATGATGAGCGCCTTGACCATGGCCTATAATCAAAGATTCAACAAGGAATCCTACGCGCAAGGGCTTCAGGGGCTGGTCCGTCTGGTGGTAAATGAAATAATCACCGATGACTGAGAAGCCGTCGTTGCCGAGCCGCCTGCTTACTCTGGCGGCGGCCATCGTCCTTGCCGCCTTGGCCCTTGAGGGAATATGCAGGGTTTTTATGCCCCACTGGCAAGACTATGACAGCGGGCGGTTCATGCGCTCCGTCATCGTCCCGAATTTCGGAGAGGTCAGTACGGGGATGCCGGAATTCGATGACTATTTCGCCCAGAAAGACGGTGATTTCCGCGTCCGCGTTTCGATCAACGGCTTCGGTCTGCGCAATCTGCAAGCGGTGGAGTTTGCTGACGAACGTATTTGGGCGGTCGGGGATTCCGTGACCTTCGGCTGGGGCGTAGAAGCCGATGAAATGTATTCATCGATAATCGCCCGCCTCGCCGCTAAACCGACATACAATATCGCCTCGCCGGGAACCGACGTCTGCGGCTACCAGGCGCTTATCGCCAGGATGCCTGAAACATTCCGGCCCAAGGCGGTGATTATCGGTCTGGTTCTTGAGAACGATGTCGGCCATTACGAAGGATGTCAAAAGCGGGCGGAACTGACGGCGGCGGCGAAGACCACCCCCGAAGCCGGAAAGGCCGGCCTTCTCGGCGCCAAGAAATGGCTGACCCGATATTCGGCCCTTTACAACGTCCTCGCCGTCTCAATCAAGCGACTCGATGCAATCAGGGATTTTATGACAAAAATCGGCATTATCAGCAAGTCGCACGACTCTAAACGATCCTTCGATGAAGGAGAAATTGAAATCATGACCGATAAGACGGCAGCCGAGTTCGTTCGCCTCCGCTCCATTCTGCCCGAGGCAACCCCTCTCGCCGTTCTGATCGTCCCAGGCCGCCTGGAGATTCGCGACGACCACCCGTCATTTCGCAAAATGCGCCTGATGATCAGCGCCAAACTGGATGCCGTCGGCATCAAGGTGATCGATCCCTTCGAGGAATTCAAAAAGGCCGGGCTTGCCGCCACTCACTTCGCCCATGACGGACACTGGAACGCGCCGGGCCATGAAATCGCCGGGCGAGCCGCCGCCGATTGGATCAAGAGCATCAACATTGATTAAATTCCCAATCCGGCGCGGATAGCGGCGACGATGGAGGAAGGAGCGCCGCCGACATCCACGGCAACGGCGTCTTTCGGCTCTTCCAGAACGGCGAACTGACTTTCAAGAAGCGCCGTCGGCATAAAATGTCCGCCGCGTTTATATAGGCGGTCGCGGATAAGCTTTTCATCGCCCCTGAGGTAGACCAGCCGCACATCCTTTTTTCCGGCCATCAACATGTCGCGGTAGCTTTGCTTGAGCGCCGAGCATGCCAGCACCATATCCCGTCCTTCCCCAATCCATTGGTCCACGGCGGCGGCGATAGAGGCAAGCCACGGCTTCCTGTCTTCATCGTCCAGGGGGATGCCGCTTTTCATCTTGTCGATGTTGGCGGGCGGGTGAAAATCATCACCCTCGCGGTAATCGGCGCCCAGCGCCCGCGCCAGCAGGGTCCCCACCGTGGTCTTCCCCGCTCCGCATACGCCCATAATGATGATAATCATTTTACCCCGCGAACCTGGAGTACTATCCGGCCAAATTGAACCGCCTGCGCCGGAGGGATTTTCCGGCGCGGGCAGGAAAAGGGCGCAGCGCGTAGCGTACACTACGGGCAAGCCCTTTGACAAACCCGCGCCGAAAAAGACCCCGGCCCTTCGGGTTGCGCCTTGGCGGACGCCCGCTTCGTTGCGCCGCTCAACCGATGCTTTTGCATCGCTTTTCACGTCGCGCCTGACGGATCGCCTCGCCAATGCGCAACGCAGATGATTCAATTTGGCCGGATAGTGCTCTAGGCTCAGGCAGGCCCTTGATCCCGGCGCCGGGGTCGATCTCGAACAGCCCCCCCGAAAGAGGCGACTCGGCAAGTTGCCGGTCGGTCAGGCCGATGGAGGCCGATGTTACATAAAGCCTGTCCAGGCCCTCGCCGCCGAACATGCAACTGGTCGGGCGCGGCACGGGCATCCTGATGATTCGCTCAACCGCGCCTGAGGGGTCATAACGGGTAACGCGCCAACCGTCCCAGTGGGCGCTCCACACATAGCCCAGGGCGTCAACGGTCATGCCGTCGGGAACCCCGGCGTCTCCGGGGATTTCGGCGAACACCCGCTGATTAACGGCCTCTCCCGATTCAATATCATAATCGAAGGCGAAAATAAGCCTGTTCTCCGAGTCGGTAAAATACATGGTCTTGTCATCCGGACTCCACCCCAGGCCGTTGGCGACGACGATCCCGCCGAGCATTTTCTTTATTTTCATGTCCGAAGACAGCCGGTAAAGAGACCCCGTCGCCCGCTTTGCCCCGTCATCCATGGAGCCTACCCATAATCGTCCCCGGCGGTCACACTTGCCGTCGTTGAAGCGGTTGCCGGGAAGATGGGATTCGGGATCAACGATCATTTCCCGCAGTCCGGACTCCGGATTGAAAAAGGAAATGCCGGAACGAAAGGCGGCGATCATCCCTCCCCCCTCGCGCAAGACGATGCAGCCGATCTCGTCCGGGGTCTTTATCGTTTCGCGAACGCCGTCGCCGGGACGGTAGCGGTGAATAGCGCGGCCCTTGATGTCGATCCAGTAAAGGACACTGTTCAACGGACACCACAACGGCCCCTCGCCTAACAGAGCGCCTGCTTCCCATACGCAACGTGGGGTGTCCGTCCCGGCGGATGGAGCGGTCGGCATGATCACCTTTTTTTGTGCAGAAGATCGAAGATGACGCTTGAGTTCTTTTCGNNNNNNNNNNNNNNNNNNNGATCGCCCTTGACTATGCGCTCTACCATGTACTTCACATGGGGGCTGGCGACGGCCCCGGAACAGAGCGCCTCGCCGACTTTTTTCAGGTCCAGGCCGGCCCGCTCGGCTACCGCCATGCCCTCGGCCAGCGCCGCTCCCTGCACGGCGCCGATCAGGTTGACCAGCACCTTGTAGGCGGTCCCCGCGCCGACCTGGCCGAAGTGGATATAACGCTTGGCGTAGGCCGACAGCACCGGCCATGCTTCTTCCAGGGTATCCTTGTCGGCGCCGACCAGCAGGGTGAGAGTTCCTGCGCGAGCGCCGTCGGGGCCGCCGGTGACCGGGCAATCGATGAACCTCAGCCCCTTTTTACGCAAGGCGCCGTCCAGTTCCATGACCCATTCCCTGGACAGGGTAGAGCTTTCAACGGCGACGGCGCCCGGCTTGAGGACGCCGGACGCAACCCCGTCCGGCCCCAGCCAGACGGAGCGCGAGGCGTCATTGTCGCCGACGATGGAAATGATGAAATCGGCGCCGGCGGCGGCTTCGGCCGGCGTCGCCGCCGGCGAGGCGCCGGCGTCGATGAGGGGCTTGGCTTTAGCGGCGGTGCGGTTATAGACGCTGACCCGATGACCGGCCTTGAGCAGGTTAAGAGCCATCTCCCGACCCATGGCGCCGACGCCGAGAAAGGCAATTTTGGCCATGGCTAACTCATGAAATCTCTGATGTAGCGTTGGCCGTATTTCTCGAACAGGACGTTGCCTTCGGGGGTGTCGGCCTCGCAAAGCCGGATGTCGTCCCATTCCTCCTCCGGATATTTGACATAAAGGGGGAAGGTGCGGTGCAGGCCGGCCAATTCCTTGGAAGACATTTGCGGCATGTCCATGGTCGGCCTCAGCCGGTAGTCCTCGGCGATGGTTTCGTCCTTGATGTAGCCTTCGCGCTCGCACATGTCGCGCAGCGTCGCTCCCTTGTAAGGACTGAAAAAGCTGACCATAACGCCGTCGGGCTGGATTCTGCGGTCAAGCCTGATGGTGTCAAAGATCATCTCGCGGGTTTCCGTGGGGAAGCCGATAATGTTGTTGGCGCTGACCCGGATTTTGGAATCGCGGAGAAGGTCAAAGGCCTTGATGATGGTCTTGTCGCTGACGTTGCGTCCGAGGATGTTCTTGCGAAGCTCGAAGTTGCCGCTCTCGACGCCGACGCTGATGCCCTCGCAGCCGATACCTTTCAGCATCTCCACCTTGTCGATGGTGATGGATTCGGGGCGGGCCTCCACCCAGAAGGGAAGGTTCACCTTTTCGCGGAACAGCTTGCCGAAACGCTCGATTCTTTCGCGGGTGGTGGTCAGAAAACTCTCCGCCACAAGGTAGACGTAGGCCAGTTCGTATTTTTCTTTCTTGGCCGCCATCTCATCGACCAGACGATCAACATCCTGTTCGCGGTAATAGCCGCCGAGCTTGCCGTACAGTTCGTCATATCCCGAATTAATGCAGAAGGTGCAGGTATAGGGGCAACCGCGATTCATCTCGAAAGTGCCGGTCACCGATATCTTGCCGCCCATCGGTTTCCAGAAGCGGCGCTTGTCGTACACTTCCCAGTCCTGCTCGGGCAGGCTTTTCAGGTTAATGGGCTTGCGGATCGGATTGCGGATGATCTTGCCGTTCTTCTTGGCCCAGATATTGGCAATGCCGGTGACATCCTCGCCGGCGCGCATTTTGTCGCATAGTTCGACCAGCGGCTCCTCGCCCTCTCCGACGCAGACCATGTGCACGCCCTTCTCGCGGATGACGATCTCCGGCGCGAAAGTGGCATAGGGGCCGCCGACGATGGAAGGAATGTTCAGGTGGCTGACGGCGTTGAGCAGCCGCGTCCCCAGAGGGTGCGTCACTTCGATGCTGGACAGCCCGAGCAGGTGCGGACGGTAAGATTCAACCAGCTTGACGAAGTCTTCGACCACGTCGCCCTCCTCGGGAATGATGCCAAGATCGGCGAAGTTGGTCTTCTTGACCTGTAGGGCGGTGGTCCGCGCCTCGTCGCCGCTCAAGGCGGCGGTCTTGTAGAAGGTGGTGTCAAACATNNNNNNNNNNNNCGCCGTAACCAACGTGTCGAGCATGGTGTTGCAGTTGATGAGAAGTACCCTGAAATCCTGCATTTTGTTTTACTGTCCTTCTGACGCGCCTTGGCCCTAGGGAAATAGCGAAAATACGCGGTTATGTCGAGTCTGTCCGAAACAAGGAGATATTTATGGCTGATGCTCGCTCATGCGTTGGTGCTTGGCGCGGATATCTTCGGGCCATTTGCTTTTTATGTAGGACAGCGCCGACAGGATTTCGCGATCGCTTAAAATCCCGGCAAAAGCCGGCATTGAGGTCTTGAATTGAGACTGGGGCGAATCTTCGCCGCCGAACTTGGTGTACTGAAAGTTCATGTGATCAGGGTGATGCCAGGTGTGGCCGTTTTCATTGTGTGGCGGCGCCGGAAGGGTGCCGTCGGGGTTCTTTTTCCGCCAGCCGGGCTGACCTTCCAGACTGCTGCCGTGGCACTCGGCGCAGCGGGCGGCGTAGATGGTCTCGCCCAGCGCCACCATTTCGGCGTTGGAGGCGTCGGCGACGACCATCTCATGACCTTTTTCCTCGCCGCCGCCTTTGATGGCGTTGACATAGGCCCAGATAACGACGCCGACGGCCAACGCCGCTACGCCGTAGATTATTTTTTTATTGGACATG
It contains:
- a CDS encoding gluconate kinase, with the translated sequence MGVCGAGKTTVGTLLARALGADYREGDDFHPPANIDKMKSGIPLDDEDRKPWLASIAAAVDQWIGEGRDMVLACSALKQSYRDMLMAGKKDVRLVYLRGDEKLIRDRLYKRGGHFMPTALLESQFAVLEEPKDAVAVDVGGAPSSIVAAIRAGLGI